From a single Sphingosinicellaceae bacterium genomic region:
- a CDS encoding UDP-N-acetylmuramoyl-tripeptide--D-alanyl-D-alanine ligase, producing the protein MTGPMRALWTSAEIAEATAGTVHGDFDVDAVTFDSREIIGGELFVALKGEATDGHKFIEQAKLRGARGFLVSEPVDAPHVLVADTTAALEALGRSARARMSGKVIGVTGSAGKTGVKTAIAASLERFAPDRVHASVKSYNNHVGVPLSLARMPAASRFGVFEMGMNHAGELHALTAQVRPHVAVVTTIAPAHIEFFGSEEAIADAKGEIFAGLEDGGTAVIPYGSPHRDRLIGHARPFAATIVTFGLDSAADVHPLDYALLPDLTTCTAQVGDERLTFKIGMAGKHWLENALGVLAVVQAVGGDLALAGLALAEMSGLPGRGQRFRTAAGVIVIDESYNANPASMAAALAVLGDAVPVGKGRRIALLGEMRELGAQGSDFHAGLAPMIVAAGVTRAILVGPAMAPLADALRRQLGVRHVDSAAQVRDSLDLAPDDVLLVKGSNGVGLGAVVTALREEDRP; encoded by the coding sequence ATGACGGGCCCGATGCGAGCGTTGTGGACCAGCGCGGAGATCGCCGAGGCCACCGCCGGCACCGTCCACGGTGACTTCGACGTCGATGCGGTGACGTTTGACTCGCGCGAAATCATCGGCGGCGAGTTGTTCGTCGCGCTCAAGGGCGAGGCCACCGACGGTCACAAGTTCATCGAGCAGGCGAAGCTGCGCGGCGCGCGCGGCTTCCTCGTCTCCGAGCCGGTCGACGCGCCTCACGTGCTGGTCGCCGACACCACCGCAGCCCTCGAAGCGCTCGGGCGTTCGGCCCGCGCGCGCATGTCCGGCAAGGTCATCGGGGTCACCGGCAGCGCTGGCAAGACCGGGGTCAAGACCGCCATCGCCGCGAGCCTCGAGCGCTTTGCCCCCGACCGCGTCCACGCCTCGGTCAAGAGCTACAACAATCACGTCGGCGTACCGCTGAGCCTGGCGCGGATGCCCGCTGCGTCGCGCTTCGGGGTGTTCGAGATGGGCATGAACCACGCCGGCGAGCTCCACGCCCTGACCGCGCAGGTCCGGCCCCACGTCGCGGTCGTCACCACCATCGCCCCTGCCCACATCGAGTTCTTCGGCAGCGAGGAAGCCATCGCGGACGCCAAGGGCGAGATCTTCGCTGGACTCGAGGACGGTGGGACCGCGGTCATCCCCTACGGCAGCCCGCACCGCGACCGCCTGATCGGACACGCCCGTCCGTTCGCGGCGACCATCGTCACCTTCGGCCTCGACAGCGCGGCCGACGTCCACCCGCTCGACTATGCGCTGCTCCCCGACCTGACGACGTGCACCGCGCAGGTCGGCGACGAGCGCCTGACCTTCAAGATCGGCATGGCCGGCAAGCACTGGCTCGAGAACGCGCTCGGCGTGCTGGCGGTGGTGCAGGCGGTCGGCGGCGACCTCGCGCTGGCGGGCCTTGCGCTCGCGGAGATGTCCGGCCTGCCGGGGCGCGGGCAGCGCTTCCGCACCGCCGCCGGGGTCATCGTCATCGACGAGAGCTACAACGCCAATCCTGCCTCGATGGCGGCCGCACTCGCGGTGCTGGGCGACGCCGTACCCGTCGGCAAAGGCCGCCGCATCGCGCTGCTCGGCGAGATGCGCGAGCTTGGCGCACAGGGTTCGGACTTCCACGCCGGCCTCGCGCCGATGATCGTCGCGGCGGGCGTGACGCGCGCGATCCTGGTCGGCCCGGCGATGGCGCCACTTGCCGACGCGCTCAGGCGGCAACTCGGCGTGCGCCATGTCGACAGCGCCGCGCAGGTTCGCGATAGCCTCGACCTCGCCCCCGACGACGTCTTGCTCGTCAAGGGCTCGAACGGTGTCGGCCTCGGTGCCGTCGTCACGGCACTGCGCGAGGAAGACCGTCCATGA
- the mraY gene encoding phospho-N-acetylmuramoyl-pentapeptide-transferase: MIYALARYFEFEGVLNLFRYLTFRSGAAVATALFIALLIGPRFIALLRTRQGKEGQPIREDGPASHLLTKRGTPTMGGLMILIAMTISTLIWMDFNNGFTWACLGVTLGFGAIGFMDDYDKVTKRSNKGISGRTRLLIEFFVAGLAVTWIASKTGTTLYLPFLKDAGIPLGLGYILFGAFIIAGFGNAVNLTDGLDGLATMPVIIAALTFGVIAYLAGNIRFSDYLGIHHVPGSGELAVFAAAMIGACLGFLWYNAPPAAVFMGDTGSLALGGALGSIAVVTNHEIVLVLIGGLFVLETVSVIVQVVSFKTTGKRVFRMAPLHHHFEHLGWSESTVVIRFWIVSIVLALAGLATLKLR; encoded by the coding sequence ATGATCTACGCCCTCGCCCGCTATTTCGAATTCGAGGGCGTGCTCAACCTGTTCCGCTACCTGACGTTCCGCAGCGGCGCGGCGGTGGCGACGGCGCTGTTCATCGCATTGCTGATCGGGCCGCGCTTCATCGCCTTGCTGCGCACCCGGCAGGGCAAGGAGGGCCAGCCGATCCGCGAGGACGGGCCCGCCTCGCACCTGCTGACCAAGCGCGGCACGCCGACGATGGGCGGCCTGATGATCCTGATCGCGATGACGATCTCGACGCTGATCTGGATGGACTTCAACAACGGCTTCACCTGGGCCTGCCTCGGCGTGACGCTCGGTTTCGGCGCGATCGGCTTCATGGACGACTACGACAAGGTCACGAAGCGCAGCAACAAGGGCATCTCCGGCCGCACCCGCCTGCTGATCGAGTTCTTCGTCGCCGGCCTCGCGGTGACGTGGATCGCCAGCAAGACCGGCACGACCCTGTACCTGCCGTTCCTCAAGGACGCGGGTATCCCGCTCGGCCTCGGCTACATCCTGTTCGGCGCGTTCATCATCGCCGGCTTCGGCAACGCGGTGAACCTGACCGACGGCCTCGACGGGCTGGCGACGATGCCGGTGATCATCGCCGCGCTGACCTTCGGCGTGATCGCCTACCTCGCGGGCAACATCCGGTTTTCCGACTACCTCGGCATCCATCACGTCCCCGGATCGGGCGAGCTCGCGGTGTTCGCGGCCGCGATGATCGGGGCGTGCCTCGGCTTCCTCTGGTACAACGCACCGCCCGCAGCGGTGTTCATGGGCGACACCGGCAGCCTCGCGCTCGGCGGCGCGCTGGGGTCGATCGCGGTCGTCACCAACCACGAGATCGTGCTGGTCCTGATCGGCGGGCTGTTCGTGCTGGAGACGGTCAGCGTCATCGTCCAGGTCGTGAGCTTCAAGACCACCGGCAAGCGCGTCTTCCGCATGGCCCCGCTCCACCACCATTTCGAGCACCTCGGCTGGAGCGAGTCGACGGTCGTCATCCGCTTCTGGATCGTCTCGATCGTGCTGGCGCTCGCCGGCCTCGCGACGCTCAAGCTGCGGTGA
- the murD gene encoding UDP-N-acetylmuramoyl-L-alanine--D-glutamate ligase, with translation MITAKIFAGKTYGVYGLARTGTSVVAALTASGATVLAWDDGEAARTAFGGATTDLHQADLRTLDALIVSPGVPHAAPLFVKATAAKIPVIGDIELFALARPELPPHKVVGITGTNGKSTTTALIHHILEQAGVPTTMGGNIGLPILSQEALPEGGVYVLELSSFQLDLTFSLVSEVAVLLNITPDHLDRHGTVEAYAAAKARLFAMQVPEDDAVIAMDDRLACNIAEMVVAHLVPASASRIVEEGVSVGGGVAYVDGLAIGRQSDWPDLQGPHNAQNAAAAIAACRSLGLDNDVILSGLASYKGLPHRMERVATVSGVTYVNDSKATNPTSTAPALAAYPHIHWIAGGRAKTDELDACAPFFGHVRAAYLIGEAMPVFAGVLEGQVPVVQAGTLAEAVAQAHRAAVSGEVVLLSPACASYDQFKDYEARGDAFRALVGGLE, from the coding sequence GTGATCACGGCGAAAATCTTCGCGGGGAAGACCTACGGCGTCTACGGGCTGGCGCGCACCGGCACGTCGGTCGTCGCCGCGTTGACCGCGAGCGGCGCGACGGTGCTGGCGTGGGACGACGGCGAGGCGGCGCGGACGGCGTTCGGCGGCGCGACCACCGACCTACACCAGGCCGACCTCCGCACCCTCGATGCGCTGATCGTCTCGCCCGGCGTCCCGCACGCAGCCCCGCTGTTCGTCAAGGCGACCGCGGCGAAGATCCCGGTTATCGGCGATATCGAGCTGTTCGCGCTCGCCCGGCCCGAGTTGCCGCCGCACAAGGTTGTCGGCATCACCGGTACCAACGGCAAGTCGACGACGACGGCGTTGATCCACCACATTCTCGAGCAGGCGGGCGTCCCGACGACGATGGGCGGCAACATCGGCCTGCCGATCCTGTCGCAGGAGGCGCTGCCCGAGGGCGGCGTCTATGTCCTCGAACTGTCCAGCTTCCAGCTCGACCTGACCTTCAGCCTGGTCAGCGAGGTCGCGGTGCTGCTCAACATTACCCCCGACCACCTCGATCGCCACGGCACCGTCGAGGCCTATGCGGCCGCCAAGGCACGGCTGTTCGCGATGCAGGTGCCGGAGGACGACGCGGTCATCGCGATGGACGACAGGCTGGCGTGCAACATCGCCGAGATGGTCGTCGCGCACCTCGTGCCGGCGTCGGCCAGCCGGATCGTCGAGGAGGGCGTCAGCGTCGGTGGCGGTGTTGCGTATGTCGACGGGCTGGCGATCGGGCGGCAGTCCGACTGGCCCGACCTGCAGGGGCCGCACAACGCCCAGAACGCCGCCGCCGCGATTGCCGCCTGCCGCTCGCTCGGGCTGGACAACGACGTCATCCTCAGCGGCCTCGCCAGCTACAAGGGCTTGCCGCACCGCATGGAGCGCGTTGCCACCGTCAGCGGCGTCACGTACGTCAACGACAGCAAGGCGACCAACCCGACCTCCACGGCACCGGCACTGGCCGCTTATCCGCACATCCACTGGATCGCCGGTGGCCGCGCCAAGACCGACGAGCTCGACGCCTGCGCGCCGTTCTTCGGGCATGTCCGCGCCGCCTACCTGATCGGGGAAGCGATGCCGGTGTTTGCCGGCGTGCTCGAGGGCCAGGTGCCCGTCGTGCAGGCTGGGACACTTGCCGAGGCGGTCGCGCAGGCGCACCGGGCTGCGGTATCGGGCGAGGTCGTGCTGCTGTCGCCGGCGTGCGCGTCTTACGACCAGTTCAAGGATTACGAGGCACGCGGCGACGCGTTCCGGGCGCTTGTCGGGGGGCTTGAATGA
- a CDS encoding putative lipid II flippase FtsW has product MKALSRNDRSAVGHWFWTIDKLLLTLVMLLIGAGLIAVAAASPAAAHRYSGGNVHVGDLFYLKRQIMWVLAGVPLMLGVSILPIAWAKRVAIALTVVFLACLFAVPLVGAEVNGAVRWIALPGFQFQPSEFLKPVFIVTTAWLLGLRFDDRSVPTMQLSFGLLVIIAALLVKQPDFGQTALFGAVWLTQAILAGMSIWVVGGSVAAGAVGLALSYEFVPHVTERIDKFLTGGGDTYQIDRALDCFKAGGLFGAGPGEGVMKFKLPEPHTDYIFSVIGEEFGAVACALVAVLYLAIVLRVLLQLLDEEEPFIFLAASGLAVQFGLQAAINMSVNLKLMPSKGMTLPFVSHGGSSFLALSLGMGLLLALTRRNRFLKHSPYVGVRTA; this is encoded by the coding sequence ATGAAGGCGTTGTCGCGTAACGACCGGAGCGCGGTCGGTCACTGGTTCTGGACCATCGACAAGTTGCTGCTGACCCTCGTCATGCTGCTGATCGGTGCCGGGCTCATCGCTGTCGCCGCCGCCTCGCCCGCCGCCGCGCACCGCTATTCGGGCGGCAACGTCCACGTCGGCGACCTGTTCTATCTGAAGCGCCAGATAATGTGGGTGCTGGCCGGCGTGCCGCTGATGCTCGGCGTCTCGATCCTGCCGATCGCCTGGGCGAAGCGTGTCGCGATCGCGCTGACGGTGGTGTTCCTCGCCTGCCTGTTTGCGGTGCCGCTGGTCGGAGCCGAGGTCAACGGCGCGGTGCGCTGGATCGCGCTGCCCGGCTTCCAGTTCCAGCCTTCGGAGTTCCTGAAGCCGGTCTTCATCGTGACCACGGCGTGGCTGCTCGGCCTGCGCTTCGACGACCGCTCGGTACCGACGATGCAGCTGTCGTTCGGGCTCCTGGTGATCATCGCCGCCTTGCTGGTGAAGCAGCCCGACTTCGGCCAGACGGCGCTGTTTGGAGCGGTATGGCTGACCCAGGCAATCCTCGCGGGCATGAGCATCTGGGTCGTCGGCGGCTCGGTCGCAGCGGGCGCGGTGGGGCTGGCGCTGAGCTATGAATTCGTCCCCCACGTCACCGAGCGCATCGACAAGTTCCTGACCGGCGGCGGCGACACCTACCAGATCGACCGGGCGCTCGACTGCTTCAAGGCGGGAGGCTTGTTCGGCGCTGGCCCCGGTGAGGGCGTCATGAAGTTCAAGCTGCCCGAGCCGCACACCGACTACATCTTCTCGGTGATCGGCGAGGAGTTCGGCGCTGTCGCCTGCGCGCTCGTCGCGGTGCTGTACCTCGCGATCGTGCTGAGGGTGCTGCTCCAACTGCTCGACGAGGAGGAGCCGTTCATTTTCCTCGCCGCCTCCGGTCTCGCGGTCCAGTTCGGGCTGCAGGCAGCGATCAACATGAGCGTCAACCTCAAGCTGATGCCGTCGAAGGGCATGACCCTGCCGTTCGTCAGCCACGGCGGCTCGTCGTTCCTGGCGTTGTCGCTCGGCATGGGGCTGTTGCTGGCGCTGACCCGGCGCAACCGCTTCCTCAAGCACTCACCTTATGTCGGGGTCCGCACCGCATGA